The proteins below are encoded in one region of Kineococcus mangrovi:
- a CDS encoding DUF3105 domain-containing protein, which produces MSETPPTASTAPGHPEGRGTGRADRAARVAAMQRAEKARARRRRAVLVAVPTVVVLAVAGVVTAVFVTRPAPPSLEAVATFDYQGGQHVSTPVDYAENPPVGGEHAPVWLNCGVYDAPVPNENAVHSMEHGAVWITYRPDLPAEQVEELEATVAGETYTVLSPYEGLPSPVVLSAWNHQLAVDSADDPRVEAFLARYVQGAQTPEPGALCSNGVGTPTG; this is translated from the coding sequence TTGAGCGAGACGCCCCCCACGGCCTCCACGGCGCCCGGGCACCCCGAGGGCCGCGGGACGGGCCGCGCCGACCGCGCGGCCCGCGTCGCGGCCATGCAGCGGGCCGAGAAGGCCCGGGCCCGCCGTCGGCGGGCCGTCCTCGTCGCGGTCCCCACGGTGGTCGTCCTCGCCGTGGCCGGCGTCGTGACGGCCGTCTTCGTCACCCGGCCCGCGCCCCCCTCGCTCGAGGCGGTCGCCACCTTCGACTACCAGGGCGGGCAGCACGTCTCCACCCCCGTCGACTACGCGGAGAACCCGCCCGTCGGTGGCGAGCACGCCCCCGTCTGGCTGAACTGCGGGGTCTACGACGCGCCGGTGCCGAACGAGAACGCCGTGCACAGCATGGAGCACGGGGCGGTCTGGATCACCTACCGGCCCGACCTGCCCGCCGAGCAGGTCGAGGAGCTGGAGGCCACCGTCGCCGGGGAGACGTACACGGTGCTGTCCCCGTACGAGGGGCTGCCCTCGCCGGTCGTGCTGTCGGCCTGGAACCACCAGCTGGCGGTGGACTCGGCCGACGACCCGCGCGTCGAGGCGTTCCTGGCCAGGTACGTGCAGGGTGCGCAGACCCCCGAACCGGGGGCCCTGTGCTCCAACGGGGTCGGGACCCCGACCGGCTGA
- a CDS encoding DUF305 domain-containing protein has translation MPARTPRARAPRRVLLLAAGLLAAAVVGLLAGRALPTTPGANSVDVGFARDMTTHHAQAVSMAYTALQRAPSDEVRQLAVDIASTQGNQTGRMEQLLLSWDQPLSSAGRPVMAWMAGTDLHERHESALAQGRTMPGMATAAEMARLNSESGEQFEVDFLQLMLRHHAGGLDMARYGAEHATTEQVRDLADAIARSQQAEAQLLTSHLSERGAAPLPAP, from the coding sequence ATGCCCGCCCGCACCCCCCGGGCCCGTGCTCCCCGACGGGTCCTGCTCCTGGCGGCGGGTCTCCTGGCGGCCGCCGTCGTCGGTCTCCTGGCCGGCCGGGCCCTGCCCACGACCCCGGGGGCCAACTCCGTCGACGTGGGCTTCGCCCGCGACATGACCACCCACCACGCGCAGGCCGTCTCGATGGCGTACACGGCCCTGCAGCGAGCCCCCTCCGACGAGGTCCGCCAGCTCGCCGTGGACATCGCCTCCACCCAGGGCAACCAGACGGGGCGCATGGAGCAGCTCCTGCTGTCCTGGGACCAGCCGCTGTCCTCGGCCGGGCGGCCCGTCATGGCGTGGATGGCCGGCACCGACCTGCACGAGCGGCACGAGAGCGCGCTGGCGCAGGGACGCACCATGCCGGGCATGGCGACCGCCGCCGAGATGGCGCGGCTGAACTCCGAGAGCGGCGAGCAGTTCGAGGTCGACTTCCTGCAGCTCATGCTGCGCCACCACGCCGGCGGTCTCGACATGGCCCGGTACGGCGCCGAGCACGCCACCACCGAGCAGGTGCGCGACCTGGCCGACGCCATCGCGCGCAGCCAGCAGGCCGAGGCGCAGCTCCTGACGTCCCACCTGTCCGAGCGCGGGGCCGCCCCGCTGCCCGCACCGTGA
- a CDS encoding (deoxy)nucleoside triphosphate pyrophosphohydrolase, producing the protein MTLVVGAALVDDLTAPRRLLAGRRSAPPALAGRWELPGGKVEAGETPHEALHRELREELGVAVRLGAEVAHPGGAWPLTPTLRMRVWWGVVVEGEPAPLQDHDELRWLVRGSWGAVDWLPGDVPLVAELERSARTTTSAPRSR; encoded by the coding sequence GTGACGCTCGTCGTGGGGGCCGCGCTCGTCGACGACCTCACCGCCCCCCGCCGGCTGCTGGCCGGGCGGCGCAGCGCACCACCGGCGCTGGCGGGCCGGTGGGAGCTGCCGGGGGGCAAGGTCGAGGCCGGCGAGACGCCGCACGAGGCGCTGCACCGGGAGCTGCGCGAGGAGCTGGGGGTCGCCGTGCGGCTGGGGGCGGAGGTCGCGCACCCCGGCGGGGCGTGGCCGCTCACGCCGACGCTGCGGATGCGGGTGTGGTGGGGGGTGGTCGTCGAGGGGGAGCCCGCCCCGTTGCAGGACCACGACGAGCTGCGCTGGCTGGTACGCGGCTCCTGGGGCGCCGTCGACTGGCTGCCGGGGGACGTGCCGCTCGTGGCGGAGCTGGAGCGGTCGGCCCGCACCACGACGTCGGCCCCCCGCTCGAGGTGA
- a CDS encoding BCCT family transporter, whose protein sequence is MSAPPEHRNDTSATVPEQPSDGPTRFPVDKVVFGVSAAAVIVFLALALAFPNGFSDVSGNVLGWLTGNFGWAFVLSATAFVGFSFWLMLSRHGKIRLGRDDETPEFSTVSWFAMMFSAGMGIGLLFYGVSEPITHFLTPPEVGIAPGTDDAERAAMTYSMFHWALHPWAIYAVVGLALAYAWYRKGRTGGFSAPFAPLLKGRQGPAKIIDVLAIFATLFGTATSLGLGAAQINGGLDQVFGVAIGREAQVAIVAVLTVCFVLSAFSGIEKGIKWLSNTNLLLTVALMFFLFVVGPTVFILDLAPATAGNYLSALPRISFRTGAYGGQEWLSGWTIFYWAWWMSWAPFVGTFLARISRGRTVREFVLGVVAAPSVVALVWFSVLGGTALTTERNGTDLSQLAQESQFFTLLDTLPLSSISSVLVMVAIVIYFVTSADSASIVMASLSSRGADEPNKGVTVAWAILTGATAGILLWVGGATGGGIAALKNVAIIVAFPFMFVMIALCVALVKDLRADPASARTRRTPAPADRAHQN, encoded by the coding sequence ATGTCCGCACCTCCTGAGCACCGGAACGACACGTCAGCGACAGTCCCCGAGCAACCCTCGGACGGCCCCACCCGCTTTCCCGTCGACAAGGTCGTCTTCGGTGTCAGCGCCGCCGCGGTCATCGTCTTCCTCGCGCTGGCCCTGGCCTTCCCGAACGGCTTCTCGGACGTCTCCGGCAACGTGCTGGGCTGGCTGACCGGCAACTTCGGGTGGGCCTTCGTGCTGTCGGCGACGGCCTTCGTGGGCTTCTCCTTCTGGCTCATGCTGTCCCGGCACGGCAAGATCCGCCTGGGCCGCGACGACGAGACGCCGGAGTTCTCCACCGTCTCGTGGTTCGCGATGATGTTCTCCGCCGGCATGGGGATCGGCCTGCTCTTCTACGGGGTCAGCGAGCCCATCACCCACTTCCTCACGCCTCCCGAGGTGGGCATCGCCCCCGGCACGGACGACGCCGAGCGCGCGGCCATGACGTACTCGATGTTCCACTGGGCGCTGCACCCGTGGGCCATCTACGCCGTGGTCGGTCTGGCGCTGGCCTACGCGTGGTACCGCAAGGGCCGCACCGGCGGCTTCTCGGCCCCCTTCGCCCCCCTGCTCAAGGGCCGTCAGGGCCCGGCGAAGATCATCGACGTCCTCGCGATCTTCGCGACCCTCTTCGGCACGGCGACCTCGCTCGGCCTGGGGGCCGCGCAGATCAACGGTGGGCTGGACCAGGTCTTCGGCGTGGCCATCGGCCGCGAGGCCCAGGTGGCGATCGTCGCGGTCCTCACGGTCTGCTTCGTGCTCTCGGCCTTCTCGGGCATCGAGAAGGGCATCAAGTGGCTCTCGAACACGAACCTGCTGCTCACCGTGGCCCTGATGTTCTTCCTGTTCGTCGTGGGCCCGACGGTCTTCATCCTCGACCTGGCCCCCGCCACGGCCGGCAACTACCTGTCCGCGCTGCCGCGCATCTCCTTCCGCACCGGCGCGTACGGCGGCCAGGAGTGGCTGTCGGGCTGGACGATCTTCTACTGGGCCTGGTGGATGTCCTGGGCGCCCTTCGTCGGCACCTTCCTGGCCCGCATCTCGCGCGGTCGCACCGTGCGTGAGTTCGTCCTCGGCGTGGTGGCCGCCCCCAGCGTCGTCGCCCTGGTGTGGTTCTCGGTCCTGGGCGGCACCGCGCTGACCACCGAGCGCAACGGGACCGACCTGAGCCAGCTGGCCCAGGAGAGCCAGTTCTTCACGCTGCTGGACACGCTGCCGCTGTCCTCGATCAGCTCGGTGCTCGTGATGGTGGCCATCGTCATCTACTTCGTCACCAGCGCCGACTCCGCCTCGATCGTCATGGCCTCGCTCAGCTCCCGCGGGGCCGACGAGCCCAACAAGGGCGTCACGGTCGCCTGGGCGATCCTGACCGGCGCGACGGCGGGCATCCTGCTGTGGGTCGGCGGAGCCACCGGCGGCGGCATCGCGGCGTTGAAGAACGTCGCGATCATCGTCGCGTTCCCGTTCATGTTCGTGATGATCGCCCTGTGCGTGGCGCTGGTGAAGGACCTGCGCGCCGACCCGGCCTCCGCGCGCACCCGCCGCACCCCGGCACCGGCGGACCGGGCGCACCAGAACTGA
- the typA gene encoding translational GTPase TypA translates to MPLSTREDLRNVAIVAHVDHGKTTLVDAMLWQSGAFRANADVADRVMDSGDLEREKGITILAKNTSVRYSGPGAPEGGMTINIIDTPGHADFGGEVERGLSMVDGVVLLVDASEGPLPQTRFVLRKALAAHMPVVIVVNKVDRPDARIAAVVEESYDLLLDLAADAEGIDADALLEVPVVYASAKNGRASLNQPEDGGLPDSEDLVPLFQTILDTIPAPTYDPETPLQAHVTNLDASPFLGRLALLRVFSGELVKGQTVAWCKHDGSVQRVRITELLVTEAVTRVPGEKAGPGDIVAVAGIEDITIGETLADPEDPRPLPLITVDEPAISMVIGTNTSPMAGRVKGAKVTARLVKDRLESELVGNVSIRVVPTARPDAWEVQGRGELALAILVEQMRREGYELTVGKPQVVTRKDENGKLLEPFENLTIDSPEEYLGAITQLLAARKGRMETMTNHGTGWVRMEFYVPSRGLIGFRTEFLTETRGTGIAHALFAQYDHWAGEIRTRASGSLVADRSGAATGFAIANIQERGSLFIEPTTEVYEGMIVGENSRADDMDVNITKEKKLTNMRSSTGDELERLVPARKLSLEQALEFCREDECVEVTPEAVRIRKVELDQTQRARAASKAKKG, encoded by the coding sequence ATGCCCCTGAGCACCCGCGAGGACCTGCGCAACGTCGCGATCGTCGCCCACGTCGACCACGGCAAGACCACCCTCGTCGACGCGATGCTCTGGCAGTCCGGCGCCTTCCGCGCCAACGCCGACGTCGCCGACCGGGTCATGGACTCCGGTGACCTCGAGCGCGAGAAGGGCATCACCATCCTCGCCAAGAACACCTCGGTCCGGTACTCCGGCCCCGGTGCTCCCGAGGGCGGCATGACCATCAACATCATCGACACCCCCGGGCACGCCGACTTCGGCGGTGAGGTCGAGCGCGGCCTGTCCATGGTCGACGGCGTCGTCCTGCTCGTCGACGCCTCCGAGGGCCCCCTCCCGCAGACGCGCTTCGTGCTGCGCAAGGCCCTCGCCGCGCACATGCCCGTCGTCATCGTCGTCAACAAGGTCGACCGTCCCGACGCGCGCATCGCCGCCGTCGTGGAGGAGAGCTACGACCTGCTGCTCGACCTCGCCGCCGACGCCGAGGGCATCGACGCCGACGCGCTGCTCGAGGTCCCCGTCGTCTACGCCTCCGCCAAGAACGGGCGCGCCTCGCTCAACCAGCCCGAGGACGGCGGTCTGCCGGACTCCGAGGACCTCGTCCCGCTGTTCCAGACCATCCTGGACACCATCCCGGCGCCCACGTACGACCCCGAGACGCCCCTGCAGGCGCACGTCACCAACCTCGACGCGTCCCCCTTCCTCGGCCGCCTCGCGCTGCTGCGCGTCTTCTCCGGCGAGCTCGTCAAGGGCCAGACCGTCGCGTGGTGCAAGCACGACGGCAGCGTCCAGCGCGTCCGCATCACCGAGCTGCTCGTCACCGAGGCCGTCACCCGCGTGCCCGGCGAGAAGGCCGGCCCGGGCGACATCGTCGCGGTCGCCGGCATCGAGGACATCACCATCGGCGAGACCCTCGCCGACCCCGAGGACCCGCGGCCGCTGCCGCTCATCACCGTCGACGAGCCCGCCATCTCCATGGTCATCGGGACCAACACCTCCCCGATGGCCGGCCGGGTCAAGGGCGCCAAGGTCACCGCGCGCCTGGTCAAGGACCGCCTGGAGTCCGAGCTCGTCGGCAACGTGTCCATCCGCGTCGTGCCCACCGCCCGCCCGGACGCGTGGGAGGTCCAGGGGCGCGGTGAGCTCGCGCTGGCCATCCTCGTCGAGCAGATGCGCCGCGAGGGCTACGAGCTGACCGTCGGCAAGCCGCAGGTCGTCACCCGCAAGGACGAGAACGGCAAGCTGCTCGAACCGTTCGAGAACCTCACGATCGACTCCCCCGAGGAGTACCTGGGGGCGATCACCCAGCTCCTGGCCGCGCGCAAGGGCCGCATGGAGACGATGACCAACCACGGCACCGGCTGGGTGCGCATGGAGTTCTACGTCCCCTCCCGCGGGCTCATCGGCTTCCGGACGGAGTTCCTCACCGAGACCCGCGGCACCGGCATCGCCCACGCCCTCTTCGCGCAGTACGACCACTGGGCCGGTGAGATCCGCACCCGCGCCTCCGGCTCCCTCGTGGCCGACCGCTCCGGCGCGGCGACCGGCTTCGCCATCGCCAACATCCAGGAGCGCGGTTCGCTGTTCATCGAGCCGACCACCGAGGTGTACGAGGGCATGATCGTCGGGGAGAACTCCCGCGCCGACGACATGGACGTCAACATCACCAAGGAGAAGAAGCTCACCAACATGCGCTCCTCCACCGGTGACGAGCTCGAGCGGCTCGTGCCGGCGCGCAAGCTGTCCCTGGAGCAGGCCCTGGAGTTCTGCCGCGAGGACGAGTGCGTCGAGGTGACGCCGGAGGCCGTGCGGATCCGCAAGGTCGAGCTGGACCAGACGCAGCGCGCCCGCGCGGCGTCGAAGGCGAAGAAGGGCTGA
- the mshB gene encoding N-acetyl-1-D-myo-inositol-2-amino-2-deoxy-alpha-D-glucopyranoside deacetylase, with the protein MTTNPPERPDETGAAVAGRDPLEIAADVVEDALGELDPEALAAMDNLDQPRRILFVHAHPDDETIGTGATMARYAEAGATVTLLTATRGELGEVIPADLADLDPDALGEHRTLELATAMEALGVTDHRFLTRPDGSGYRDSGMVWLAPGQAASTTTDGGDVDPRALTAADPEEVAAQIAAVVREVRPQVVVTYEPGGGYGHPDHVRVHEATARALVLAAGDQQDEAVPWQVAKVYEIVQPESAVRVALRSLARTGAAGAGDPEGTLPSVVVPDGEVTTTVDGTGQLPAKLAALRAHATQVELDLDAEVPVMRLSNGVPQPVWPAEHFRLRHGVASGPFDPEGRETDLFAGVAPAG; encoded by the coding sequence ATGACGACCAACCCTCCCGAACGGCCCGACGAGACCGGCGCGGCGGTGGCGGGGCGGGACCCCCTGGAGATCGCGGCCGACGTCGTCGAGGACGCGCTGGGCGAGCTCGACCCCGAGGCGCTCGCGGCGATGGACAACCTGGACCAACCGCGCAGGATCCTGTTCGTCCACGCCCACCCCGACGACGAGACCATCGGCACCGGCGCCACGATGGCCCGGTACGCCGAGGCGGGGGCGACCGTCACGCTGCTCACCGCCACCCGCGGGGAGCTGGGGGAGGTCATCCCCGCCGACCTCGCCGACCTCGACCCCGACGCCCTCGGCGAGCACCGCACGCTGGAGCTCGCGACGGCCATGGAGGCGCTCGGCGTCACCGACCACCGCTTCCTGACGCGTCCCGACGGGTCGGGCTACCGGGACTCGGGGATGGTGTGGCTCGCGCCGGGGCAGGCCGCCTCCACGACCACGGACGGCGGGGACGTCGACCCGCGCGCGCTCACGGCGGCCGACCCCGAGGAGGTCGCCGCGCAGATCGCCGCCGTCGTGCGCGAGGTGCGCCCGCAGGTCGTCGTCACTTACGAACCCGGCGGCGGGTACGGGCACCCCGACCACGTCCGGGTCCACGAGGCCACCGCGCGCGCCCTGGTGCTCGCCGCCGGTGACCAGCAGGACGAGGCGGTCCCGTGGCAGGTGGCCAAGGTCTACGAGATCGTCCAGCCGGAGTCGGCCGTCCGGGTGGCGCTGCGCTCCCTGGCCCGGACCGGTGCCGCGGGGGCCGGGGACCCCGAGGGGACGCTGCCGAGCGTCGTCGTGCCCGACGGGGAGGTCACCACGACGGTCGACGGGACGGGTCAGCTGCCCGCCAAGCTCGCCGCCCTGCGGGCCCACGCCACCCAGGTCGAGCTCGACCTCGACGCCGAGGTGCCCGTCATGCGCCTGTCCAACGGTGTGCCGCAACCGGTCTGGCCCGCCGAGCACTTCCGCCTGCGGCACGGGGTGGCCTCGGGCCCGTTCGACCCCGAGGGCCGGGAGACCGACCTCTTCGCCGGCGTGGCACCCGCCGGGTAG
- a CDS encoding AAA family ATPase: MAHVLRAPHAPRTPAPGRPDRPGAPRAGRDSADVGRLRERNRRRRTQTLLLVVLAVLLVLDVRLATGGSLVPSLPAVDPIYVMVGLFFAVMIALLLGQTLVSGRSPHVVYRPEQIDVSLDDVKGLDPVKEDVERSLDLFLGSRTFRSRMGGRPRRGLLFEGSPGTGKTHMAKAMAREAGVPFLFVSATSFQSMWYGATARKLRSYFKALRKAARREGGAIGFIEEIDAIAGARGGMSATTSAATSAHSSVVGCGGLTNLPMSGTGTGTTTGHAALRTERLASSEGASGVVNELLVQMQSFDEPTATERLQGWFVDAANRFLPAHRRLRRPVGEPVEVLLIAATNRADALDPALLRPGRFDRRMSFGLPDKTGRRQLVDHFLARKAHEAPLDETERRDALAGITNGYSPVMIENLLDEALVNAVRRGGDGMNWADLEHARLVTEVGLGQPVAYTDHEARLIATHEAGHAAVAWLVAPQRRLEILTIVKRAGALGLLAHGDAEDVYTRSRTELAGMIGIAFGGQVAEELFFGDVSTGPAGDLQSATSVAAQMVGSAGMAGTLVSFAAVQQGAFADGNLVARVLGDSEGRRLVENLLSEQKEAVRELLGRHRHLVEALRDALLERHELIGHEITDVLEAAQAEHASAPPQRVVDLRDPADRRV; the protein is encoded by the coding sequence GTGGCCCACGTCTTGCGCGCCCCCCACGCCCCGCGCACGCCCGCGCCCGGGCGACCCGACCGTCCCGGCGCGCCCCGCGCCGGTCGCGACAGCGCCGACGTCGGGCGGCTGCGCGAGCGCAACCGCCGGCGCCGCACGCAGACGCTGCTGCTGGTCGTGCTCGCGGTGCTGCTCGTCCTCGACGTCCGCCTCGCCACCGGCGGGTCCCTCGTCCCGTCGCTGCCGGCGGTCGACCCGATCTACGTCATGGTGGGCCTCTTCTTCGCCGTGATGATCGCGCTGCTGCTCGGGCAGACCCTCGTCTCCGGCCGTTCCCCGCACGTCGTCTACCGGCCCGAGCAGATCGACGTCTCCCTCGACGACGTCAAGGGCCTGGACCCGGTGAAAGAGGACGTCGAGCGCAGCCTGGACCTGTTCCTCGGCTCGCGGACGTTCCGCAGCCGCATGGGCGGGCGCCCGCGCCGCGGGCTGCTCTTCGAGGGCTCGCCCGGCACGGGCAAGACGCACATGGCCAAGGCCATGGCGCGCGAGGCCGGCGTCCCGTTCCTGTTCGTCTCCGCGACCAGCTTCCAGTCCATGTGGTACGGCGCGACGGCCCGCAAGCTGCGCTCCTACTTCAAGGCCCTGCGCAAGGCCGCCCGCCGCGAGGGCGGGGCCATCGGGTTCATCGAGGAGATCGACGCGATCGCCGGAGCCCGCGGCGGCATGAGCGCGACGACCTCCGCCGCGACCTCCGCCCACTCGAGCGTCGTCGGCTGCGGCGGCCTGACGAACCTGCCGATGTCCGGGACCGGGACCGGGACGACGACCGGGCACGCTGCGCTGCGGACCGAGCGCCTCGCCTCCAGCGAGGGCGCCAGCGGTGTCGTCAACGAGCTGCTCGTGCAGATGCAGTCCTTCGACGAGCCCACCGCGACCGAACGGCTGCAGGGCTGGTTCGTCGACGCGGCCAACCGGTTCCTGCCGGCCCACCGCCGCCTCCGGCGCCCCGTCGGCGAGCCCGTCGAGGTCCTCCTCATCGCCGCGACCAACCGCGCCGACGCCCTGGACCCGGCGCTGCTGCGGCCCGGCCGCTTCGACCGCCGGATGAGCTTCGGCCTGCCCGACAAGACCGGCCGCCGCCAGCTCGTCGACCACTTCCTGGCCCGCAAGGCCCACGAGGCGCCCCTGGACGAGACCGAGCGGCGCGACGCGCTGGCCGGCATCACCAACGGCTACTCGCCGGTGATGATCGAGAACCTGCTCGACGAGGCCCTGGTCAACGCCGTCCGCCGCGGCGGCGACGGGATGAACTGGGCCGACCTCGAGCACGCCCGCCTCGTCACCGAGGTCGGTCTCGGCCAGCCGGTCGCCTACACCGACCACGAGGCGCGCCTCATCGCGACCCACGAGGCCGGGCACGCCGCCGTCGCGTGGCTCGTCGCCCCGCAGCGGCGCCTGGAGATCCTCACGATCGTCAAGCGCGCCGGCGCCCTGGGCCTGCTCGCCCACGGCGACGCCGAGGACGTCTACACCCGCTCGCGCACCGAGCTCGCCGGCATGATCGGGATCGCGTTCGGCGGCCAGGTGGCCGAGGAGCTGTTCTTCGGCGACGTCTCCACCGGCCCGGCCGGGGACCTGCAGTCGGCGACGTCGGTCGCCGCGCAGATGGTCGGGTCCGCCGGCATGGCGGGCACGCTCGTCTCCTTCGCCGCCGTCCAGCAGGGCGCCTTCGCCGACGGCAACCTCGTCGCCCGCGTCCTGGGCGACTCCGAGGGCCGCCGCCTCGTGGAGAACCTGCTGAGCGAGCAGAAGGAGGCCGTCCGCGAGCTCCTGGGCCGCCACCGCCACCTCGTCGAGGCGTTGCGGGACGCGCTGCTGGAGCGCCACGAGCTCATCGGCCACGAGATCACCGACGTGCTCGAGGCCGCGCAGGCCGAGCACGCGTCAGCTCCCCCGCAGCGGGTCGTCGACCTGCGCGACCCCGCCGACCGGCGGGTCTGA